From the genome of Lytechinus pictus isolate F3 Inbred chromosome 4, Lp3.0, whole genome shotgun sequence:
TAGGTACAGGGATGGCACAGAAAAAGGTTGCATCAAGCATCTCGTCTGATGAAGAAGTGAGAAGATATTTCCCGGTGACATTCAACGAAGTGCCTGCAGTCATGCAAACCCTGACTCCCCCGCCACCCATGGACTCCAGCACCCGAAGTGTAGTAGACAGGACTACAAGGAGTGTTATGAGTGATGCTGGTCCGAGGAGGACTGGTTCTAGCAGACCTCCTCTCCCTAATGGCAGATCAATGAGTGCCTCTGACAGGCATCACAACCTGAAAGCTATGAATAGGAGTTCATCTCGGAATGGCTTTCCAGCTAATGGCATGTCCCTCAGACTCTCACAGGGTGTCTCCACTCAGGATCCGCAGTTGAAGGCAGTGAAGGACTATAACTACTTAAAGGTaatttttcaatcatttcatattaCGAGATGGCATACTTGGATCACATGACCACTTCATGATCTTTGGGTACTAGGTGAAACCCCACGTGTGTACATGGTATTATTATAACTTGTATCTGTAATGCACATAGTAGCCTCTCACCCAGAAATGCAATGTCTGGGTGAGATGCTGCCTCAAACAAATTCTGTCATCCCATTGTTAGCATACTATCACTTTCTAGTGAGGTTTGCAAATACCATAATGGAGACCACTCATGATTGTGCATTCAAATCACAATGACTGTTTGGGTATAAAGAACTAAAACTAAAATCATCAGtatcaaatattgaataaaatgtctttctttctcttaatAATAACACAGTTCTCATATAGCACATGCCGCATTTTGAAATAATGTCCCTATGCGCTTGGCTTTAGCCCCACACCCTTTTGCAGCAGGgaggcatttcaaggaatgaattcTTGCCAGGTAGTCATTCACCTCTCCTGGGTTGAGTACAGcaaaatgtggatgaatttcttgccgaaggaaattacgccatggctgggattcaaagtttttaaaacccacgaccctttgtttcaaagtcagaagacttatccactgggccacaatgctccaacAATACACCAGTATTTGAAATTGAGAGCAATTTTCTCTAGAAAAATctgctaataataatatttccaCTTTTATTTACCTCAGGCATCCCAGCAATTCATAGATGAGAGGGTCGTTGCATCTCCTTTTGAGTATGAGCTGTCTAAGCTCCGCATGGAGCGGCTCAGGATAGAGGAGCAAAGGATCCTGGAAACCAAGCGGCAGGAGGAGCTGGAGCGGATCAGAGGGCCAGTCCCAAAGTGGTAAGGTTCCCCTAAAACTTACAGGGGAGCACTTGATATGATAAAATGATTCTAACATCACTTGTGACCAATCAGATACAGGTACAGATATTTCAGTGCTTTTGTTCACATATTTCTTACTTTCACTGACAAACTGCTTTGTGAAATGCtctccaggggcctgtttcatacaggacttacaactgttgtaactttgccattatgatgacaactaccatggtaacagagcTCAGCAGTCAATCAGAATCCAAGTTTCcatcatggtagttgccataatgtcaaactttccatagttgtaactctttatgaaatgggtcccTGGTTTACTCAAAGATGAAGATTAATGGGGTCTCAAGGGAAATTGGGATACAAAGACTCTGctgtaaacaaattttctgaATCCAATTTGCTACAGAGCAGCTATTGGCTGGTGCCATGTAATTAAAATCTAATGTCATGacattcaaatacatgtatgttgcaagTTTTCTGAATACATACAGTATGTATCTGGCTGTTAAtgattcatcatcattgctTACAGCAGGGTTTGAGGTGTTTGTTCCTTGCTTCTTATTTCcacttttcttctcttcttttgaTCTCAcacttgatatacatgtaggtatgagCTGAAGACTCCCAATTTCACCTACGAACATGCCAAGAACAATCAACTGAATAGCAGTAGGCAGAACTGGCAGAGCCTTTATGATTATCGCAACAAGCTGCTTTCTGCTTCCCAAGAGTTTGCCAAATCCACCAATTGATGATCCAATGATGTCTTTAAGAACGGTGCTCTCGATTAAGCAACATTTAAACAAATGCAAAGGTGAAGGTTATTTGTGAAAGAGTGGTCATGGGAACTGTCATGTAGTGATGAAATAATGGCTGGGCCTTAGAAATTCTGTATTTTATTGCATTCGGTAGCCTCTGATTAGATCGCTCTATTGGATTGTGATAACTGGGCCTGTTTCCCCaacaattgatccaatcgatCCCAACTttggaaagaaatgaaaagaaatgtaaTTCCTGTCAACCACATTATGcctttataaattatatatttttggtactttcatttgatatagTAAAAATATATGCATATTACCTCTATTATTAAAGGCCATCATATTGAATGCATATGTATATCAATTTGCGTCTTTTGATTATGAGCAGGATTGTGCACATGTCATTGTTTTGACCAGtgtttccatagttgcgattgattggattgaTTGCAATGCTTTGTAGGACGGGACAAAGATTTTCAAAACCTAGGTGTGTGAAGTATTGTTACATAGACTATGGTAGCATCAGCTAACAAGTGTTGAACtaaaggtataaaaaaaatcattgtttccctacctttattaaaaaaagcatGTAAGATGGACTTCTCAGTACTAGAAATAGATCCAGAAGTCCAAAATACAATGGCATGTTTGTGGTAAAAGAGCACAAGTCGGAGAGCTAAATGTGCACCCTCTTTCAGTGTGTGATGCAGAGGCAGATGTTATAAATCCATTGCtgatatttgatttaaaaaaaaaacttctttaCCCCTGCCCCCTCCTGAAAGTCCTCATGCCCATGCAGCTTTGGATAATTACTAGTACTTTAGATAATATATAAGGGActattaaaaattgatttatggAGAGAGAAAATGCAATATGAATAATCACCTTGAATTCAATGTACAGTATGTGCTGCTTTtcaaacatataaatatatatgtattgttTTATTAATGGTAACATCTATGTGGTAATGACATTTATATTGaagatttgccccccccccctccttagaTAGTTATATAAGGCATTGCTAAACTTTGATTCTTATGTAGAGAGAGAAGGCAATATGTATAATCAATATCTCCTTGAATAATTGTATATGTGCTGCTTTTCAAGCATATAAATTGTGTATTGCTTTTCTTCCTCCCCCTTTTTTATGGTATCATCTACATGTCAGTGACATTTGTAGTTTTGTGTTCATATTAGACGAGTccatttatatattaaaaaatctttATATTATCAGTCAACATCATATACGATCTGTATGATGAAGTTACTTTAAACCATGACCAAATTCTCTGGAGATGGCAATCATAGCATGATCTTTTATGCCTGAACTGCACTTTGAACAACTCTGGTATTATTGTGTTGTTAGTTAGTCATccaatgttatcattttttatttataatttatttctttttcttttcttttttgctttattctcaatttaattatttttaattcaaatatttgttcattcatccattttaatactttttatctttcattaattaataattatatttattaatttatttttgttcagaAGAAGGGGGAGatatgaagttttttttttatgttaacaGTCGGtgttaaaatgttttaatgatAATTAAGAGTTGGATATTGTGTTTTAATGACACTAAAATATATCTTATTTCCCATCTACATGCCAAACTTTGAATATATCGCATTTGGCACAATTTGTAGATGCACAAAGAGAAAgaccgagagagagagagagaagaaagttgtgacatttacAAGTAATTCATAGCAGCACAACAGTAGGAACAGAACAAacttttatctacatgtatgccttGACAAGATGCTTTCATGTGTTTGTTttagatattcattttatcagtTTTAAGTAAGTACTTATGGGGGAAGTCTccaacccaacaaaaatttgatttgaattaaaattatataggaaaatcaaacaaaattaatgcttcaaattttatcaaaatctgatgtaaagtATGACAATCTAAAGTTACGCTCATTTTACAATAGAGTTCTGCACACTCTCTGGTTGGTTTGCAAATTTGTGAGAACCGATGTCATCAgctaatcataattttttaatttctaatatgaaatataaattttttaTGATCTCACCTTTTATCATATGGAATATCCATTATTATAACCTAATCAGGGGCCGCGCAACGGTTTttaaagtggggggctgaccatgcaaaaaatcacaatcctatggtcagttttacgtttttgttcagtttttgaaaaagtaggggggctgaagccccctcccatccccccgcttccgcggcccctgctaatAAACCTATTGTAAAATGCTGTATGTCTGAAAATTTCCCCCGATTtcgttgaaattttcagctgtgtttgtttgattttttttttcattttattcaagtcagtTTTTTTGTCTGGGTGGACTAAGAATGAGCAGAACCCACCAACCTGTTCCTTATAACCATCAGAATTTTAAGTATTGCGAATGCCAGTAGAAATGTCTGTTATATAAATGACAGCtgtgattatatatttatttaccactcgtgggatggaacaccctatcagcaAATGCTGCTTTTCGTAGGGGTCCATAGACACAATCAATAGAACACAATCAATGTGACAAAATCAATAGAAGAATGTGTTGGTATTATGGAACAGCCCCTATCTATCATCCTTCCTATCCTTTTGATTATGATAACTATCTATGCATTTAAATTCATTCCAATCAATCCTGCCAATAAATGCATATTTTGATATGCATTATTTATGATGAAAGAATAAAGAGTGAAAAGCATTAAATTGTGTGAGGATATCTGATTTGTTTCTGTCCTGTCAAAGGTGTCTGGTTTTCAAGCATCATACTAGCACCCCATAAGCAATGCaagtattaaaaagaaaatgaggacATTTATGATCCACAATTAATTGCCATCAacaaattgggggggggggggttcacaaagagtcaagtatgacttaagagttgcacttaaatttcCAGTGGCGTGCTGTATTAAAGGCATCATTGTATTGGCCAAATCGTTCTTAGAGGACGTGTGTTACTGCATATTAATCCATAAGATTGCGCGTTTCATATCATGTGCGCGCCAGCACTAAGCAAGTCATACTTAACTTCTTGTGGAACATCTCCCCTGGATTTTCTTAACAGggttttaaaaaatagaaatctaGCAATCTTTTATATTGCTTGTATTTTTTTGGGTAAACTTCTCAGTACTTCAAAGAGCAGAATTCgacaaaaaataagaatttggCCAATCCTAAACACAAAATTCCAGTAGTTTATTGTTTTAGCTCTTGAACAATTTGAGGAGTATAAATTGGGTTGGTTTGAAGGCATGTTCAGGTGCAGAAGTAGGGGAATAGGGACTAGCAAGAATCTAAGGGGTAGCAGACACGGATGATGATTATGCACGTGAAGAGAATGACTTGAATTGATGGGCTTTTGGAAAGAGGGGGGAGGTGGAAGATGAATTGTGTAAAGGAAATTTCTTTGGCCACCAACCCAGTCCAAAAATGTTTCAAGGAATGAATAAGCAGCTTTAGATTTGCACTGCAACTTATGTAACATGGTTACTGGGCAAAAATATTTCCTACTTACACAGAACAGTGTGTTTGTCAGATAAACATGTCAATTAGTTTCTATGCAAATCCAAAGCTGCCTATTATTTCTGCCAAgtaatcatattaataattcacctggattgagtgcagcacaatgtggattaccGTAGTTTCCTACcaaaggaaaaaatatgaatgcCACAGCTAGGATTTAAACCCCGGCACTCTAGTTGAAAGGCGAGGACAAACTACTACACCACACGCTCCCATTCATTTACTCTCCAGAACTGGGATTTGAACCAacgaccctctgattgaaaCATGTGGGTATAAACCACACACTCCAATGAATTCTTTCTCCTGAAATGGGATTTGAACCGATGACCCTCCGATTGAAAGACAAGGGTataaaccactagaccacatgcTTACACTAGTTAACTCTCCTGGGCCCCGTTAAATGTACTTCAATGTGCCCCTGAACATATtacttaaaaattattttttttgaaacTTCTGTTACCTCGCAATGATACACTCAATCAGTGATAAACTAGCaattaaaattcacaaaataaatcaatctcATAATTTACAACTGTAATCTACTCAATTGTGTTATTTATTACGGTCCATATACATATTTGGAATGGcattatgaaacaaaataatactcTTATGTACAATTACATaactatttcatataatatattacTAGTATACAACCCTAAATATTCCAAAGgaaaaacaagagtttttggAAGACCCATAAGTACTAAACTGTGTATAATGGTCCAAATGAACCAAGGAAACATGAATAATCGGGAAAGGTAAATAGGGATAAATGAGAAAGAGTTGCTATTGTAATGTCTGCACATTATTGGACCAGATTCtggaacatatacatgtataaaaaaggaTAAGGTATCCATTCACTTCACGGTGCAAAATTCTGTTAATTAGTGCAATAATTGTAgtcataaattagaaaaaaggatATAATGCCAATAAACTAATATGTAAATAAATGGTGAATATCAAGAATATAATCTGGTAAAGATGATGGTCAAATTATAACTTTAGAGGCAAGCTGGAAGTAGATATCTTTAGCGAAGCAAAGCTGAAAAACGAGTGTGCGTACTATACATCAAGTTTCTCTAGAAAGTGATAGTTTTCCTTGTCTATGCAATAGAAGTCAACACGGAAAGTGTTACGGAAATCGATAAGGAATCATAATATCTTTTTCAATAATCTACATTAGGCCTGGGATGAATGCCGTGCAATTGTTCCCTAGGGTAAACAATCAAACGGTTCGAAACAATCTAGATTCCTAGATTATCAGAAATCACAAAAGCTTGAACTATTTGCATGACCTAATAGTGGTCACATATAAATAATGAGCAAAGCTGACTCAATTGAGTGTCCCAGTACAGCACATATGACATGCACATCAACACAGCTGAATGATGCGCAGTTGCCAGCACGACCGTCTCACAATGTTTGgatttcaatttcattacatttccTTTGTTATcttgcactttgttttcaaatatcAATGCCATGTACTTTTAATAATCAAATGTCTCGAATCAGTAATCCACAACTGGCAAGCATTCGATTTGTGCAAAAAGTAGTACTTGGTTGCCCATTGTTGGTAATCTGATCGAATGCATCAACTGTTCAGAGTCAACTCCCAGGCCTAATCTTTTTcaataatctacatgtacacaaagGGTGGATCCAGggttttccaaagggggggggggggcacatttttccgatgaaattttgacaagcaaaaaaaaaaaaaaaaaaaaaagtttcacctaAAATCAGAGGTCATTTCGTCcactttacattacaaattttgattatggctctccaaggggggggggggggaatccgTCAGTGTGTACAAATAGCTTGTAATAGCACATCATATCCAAATGCCTATCACACAAAAGTTAATTGCCATCCAATGGAACTTTCattgaatccttgattttgattggctgttgagcatcgttaccatggtagctaCCATTGGTTGGTAGGGTAAGCATAattgtaacttttatgcaatataTGTAGTTAgagataacaaaataaaagcTATCAAGGTGTTTACTAGCTGCCTTCTCAGAATACCTTGTGTCCTTGGTTACTTTCCGCCGTGATACAGATTAAAATAAAACTTGCTGGCATTAAGTTAAGATCGATCTTTGCTGTGTAAAGTTTTTAGCATGATAAATATGACAGATATGGATTCACTGACCAATCTGCGAAAGTACAGCTCATGTTTATGGCGCGCCGTTTGACCAATAATtcagataaacactgtttatcgccgataaacagtgtttatcgccgaaaaacagtgtttatcggcgataaacactgtttttcgactgataaacacagtttctctcgataaacagtgtttatcggcgataaacagtgtttttcggcgataaatactgtttatcgagagaaactgtgtttttcagtcgattaacatagtttctctcgataaacagtgtttatcgcttgataaacactgtttatcggcgataaacagtgtttatctgaATTATTGGTCAAACGGCGCGCCATACATGTTATGTGATCAATACATATGCAGAGTGGCTTTTGATTCGTCTGACAACAAGCATCAAATATGAACATATCAGAAACAAGGGCTTGACTAGAGGCTAGGTGAATACTGAATTACTGACAGCACATTCCCTGTAATAAAGATGAGAGCATTGTTCTCGGGAGggaaataataatagcagggcgcgctgggagaacagttttcggaactgaggtggctaccctgggtaaatgtaccgttattattattattaaaatggtAGTTTCTTTAAAGGctcttcgggggggggggggggggaggtgtgtttcataaagagttaaatGTGACTAAAGCCTGTTTCACACTATGCGATCTGGTGTGACgcaatttttcaagaaatcgcattttgcattaaatatgaaagttccaagatgtaaaatgatttcatttaaaGTTTGGCATATTGCTATTAAGAaaactaaaatcatatttttactttgcgACAAGCCCCATGGTCAGACTAAACtgcaaatcggcttcaagtcgcagccgatgatgacgtcatcatgatttggaattgaatttgtttttattcattcggGGAGGCTTTAAATGGACTGAATTTTGATTTCAGTATTCCTACCACTATTCTAATCTCTGATCCGTAATATTTTATTGGTTGGAAtatccatatcaaatgttataacaattaatttgaaatttggaTCGCAACCAATCGCATAGTGTGGTTCAATACTGATGCGCACATGATATGTCATGCCCAATCTTACTGATTATCACAAAGTATATTGTAGCTCATGTCCTCTTAACATGACTGACCGATGCGATGTTGCCTTTTATACCGCATGCAACTgggaatttaagtgcgactctaagtcacacttaactctGTGAAAAACCCCCGCAACTTTTGCAAGATTCATCCAGAACTCAAGGGTTTGGCGTCTACATGTGTATAAGATCAAAGAATATACGTGTGGGAgccacttaaagggatggtctgggctgaaaatatttatatcttaatacatagagtagaattcactgagcaaaatgccgacaatttcatcaaaatcggataacaaataataaagttattaaagtttaaaatttagcaatattttgtgaaaacagtcgtcatgaatattcattaggtgggctgatgatgtcacatctccactttccgttttcttatgttattacataaaatcacatttttttcattatttcatacttgtgtgaataatatgtctcccttataatgaaataagttgcagcaataaatatctgatgcactaaatcagttgtcaatccaatttttctagttcttggaggaaaaaatttgaataaacttaatttcatataataaaatacaaaagaactagtggagatgtgacatcatcagcccacctaatgaatattcctgacgactgttttcacaaaatattgcttaactttaaaattcaataactttgttatttgttatccgattttgatgaaattttcggcattttgctcagtgaattctactctattcattaagctatacatactttcagcccggaccatccctttaattgttgTTGCTGTGAAGCAGACATCCGCATATAGCATATATGTGCATTTTAAAAAGGGTTGTTTTACATGAAAGGGTAGAGGTGTTTTTTCCCATTCAGGTCCTTGAAATGGATTACTTTATTTCCTTAAGACCACAGAATCCTCAAAATTGGTTATCAGGTGAATTTGTAAGCATACGAGATGTACATCCGTCTGAAGATGAGGACGATAATGACGAAACTGAAGATGCTCATTGTAACCAAGGGGCACATTATCCCCTGGAGTCCTCGTTCCTCTGACGGACGATGGGGGGTATGTCCACTGGTGCTTTGGTTGGGAGGGGAAGACGAATTGGATTGACTAGGAACATTAGTTCTTTGTCTCACCCCATCACTGTTTGAACCGTTACTCGTAGGCGGTGATTGGCTTACGGGCGGAGACGCGGAAGACTGATTGCTACCACTTGGAGTGTCGGGACTGTTCGTATCTGCAGCCACCTGTGGCTGGGCACTGCTGACTTCCGCTGGCTGCGAAGGCGTGGCTGGATTGTGGTTGGGGATGCCGAACTGTCCCTGGCCTGGCATCATGAAGTTTGGTGGCAAAGGCATAAAAGGAGGCTGCATCTGCCCCATCCCCATACCGGGGTTCATCATATCAAAAGGGTGCGGTGGAAGGGGGGCAGGCACTTGGCCGTTGGCTGGGGCTGCGGCAGGTGCATCGGCTGGAGGGGTTGATGGTGATTCCGATGTACTTGATTgcttcttttcctctttctgtcaaaataatcacaaagcAAGAGTAAATATGTCTGCTAATCATTCataaaaagatattgaaatgatacaaatttgtaaaagaaaaaaaaactgggaCACAAGTAGGTAAATCTGATCCTCATAACATTAAAACATATTCATATATCTGGCGGCTTTTTCTCCCAATACACAACAACCTTTGATACCCAGCAATTAATCCAAACATACATTAGCAAAGATTACTGAATCCCTTTAACTTTGAGGATTAAATAAAGTATATTACCTTGAATTGGATTTGAGCGGCTAGCTCTGCAGCTTCCTTCTGCATTGCTGCTGACTTGGCTGTGACGGGAGGAAGGATGCTACGGTTTGGTGTTCCACAAGCCTCACATTTCCATTCTTGTGATCTAATACAATATATCAACATTAAAAAACTGGTAAGAAGTTCCTGTCATTTATTCTGAGAAGTAAATGTGAGGTGGGTGGATCAGACATTGGATCGTGGGGTTGTATCCGGTGTGCTTTTGGTATTCTCTTGTTACTTTCACCTATATTGTTGTGACCTCTCGCTATTGCAATGCATCAAGCTTGTAAGCTGCTGCTGCTCTTTTTTTCCAACTGttgttttcatctttttattatttatgattGGTTACAATGTCCATGACTCATGATTGATTAGGAGTTGATTTTATTGCAATCGTTTGTAATGcaataaatacaatttaaaaatatatatacataaatcaacATTAGAAAAGCTGAGCTTAATCTGCCCCCTCTGGCTGTTACATgggtgtaaaaaaaattgcccttTTAGGgttgattacattttttgtaatAGGCCTTAGGAATTGAAACATAATTATTCTTACTTCCTGGCAAGCACTTTTCTCTCATCTGGTGTGTAGTCTAGTGAGCCTATAGCACCCTCACCCTTCGTTGGCATAAAGCCTATGATAGCCAGCATGACCGTGCGAACTACATTAAGAGAAGAGATATAGGTTGCTTATAAATCAACAGCAATATCACAGAACTTAATTCATTGTTATATTGAAATCATTGTCAACATACATTCCTTCAGGAAGATTTTATTATACTATTTTAGTATACTATGAAATAACTATGATCTTGTGAAGTatatgaaatttgcaaaattttattcTTCCGTGATGAAAAAATTAAGTGAGTGGGAAGACTGTGTGATGAAAGAAAACATACTATTACATACATGTGAATAATTCTCTGcctataaaaataatataaaaaatattcatcatacCTCAATCTCgaaaataataagaatattgTCCAGACAAAGATTGACGGATAGTTAGGGTATAAAGAGtatttgatatattcattgattaCTGAATCTGAATATTATTTAAGAAGCAAAAAACAGCAGATcaaccctaagaagactgggtgggggggctgattcagcccccccccccgacatttttcgcgatatatcCTCCActcgaaattttttgaccgcgtcgctcgctgactttttactttcaagtctcgcgcaaattttgagaccaaaattgtgacccccgggtacgcggttccgaaataacgcaacattttgtaagtgcatgcagacccaaaattactcaaaaacgtgaatttgtgtacaaatccaatgcaaatagtgtttttagccaaaattcataaaatgtatcattatttttccttttactgcttaaaatcaatcaattttatcttgtttatggtcaaaataaagcccccgacaatttccattgaaaaaacaataaaaaacaaaaagtcgaaaaacagagaaatacataagaaatttagaaaacaatagaatacataagaaaataaatgtgatattgaaatttttgaaaaataaatttgatcagatgcctgtCTAGAATATGTGAAACACAAATTAGcgttttaggggcattattttattaattagagcaaacttatgattttacgcataaattagcatgattaatgagcaatgagatattataattttgtagataatgccatgggtaacgcacatgccaattttcgtcgcgatcgcgcgatcgacggccgagatcataaggggggctgaatcagcccccccagtctttttaggcgtcaaaatagcccagtctatttaggatTAAAAGGACAGCTGGAATGCAAAGTAGCTTGCCAAAtaataccatggtaa
Proteins encoded in this window:
- the LOC129258953 gene encoding uncharacterized protein LOC129258953; protein product: MDQNPDSFFVVQGRRTPVRDKSIGYLTNSQRTLSTKNLSQTSTFRNTKNGAWTGRESFRDTRQSWTDEPSPENPYEEIQDNLRAKSSELSLDLRSLNSSLNKSLNKSVTFNETLDDYKRPRDEDENSLDDTFEEELQRLIANDAHENHLHEQSLAGKAKSKATAQWFTDPIHLSQETEYPVFKSLGAKEHTVSSVKRTTGMLGTGMAQKKVASSISSDEEVRRYFPVTFNEVPAVMQTLTPPPPMDSSTRSVVDRTTRSVMSDAGPRRTGSSRPPLPNGRSMSASDRHHNLKAMNRSSSRNGFPANGMSLRLSQGVSTQDPQLKAVKDYNYLKASQQFIDERVVASPFEYELSKLRMERLRIEEQRILETKRQEELERIRGPVPKWYELKTPNFTYEHAKNNQLNSSRQNWQSLYDYRNKLLSASQEFAKSTN
- the LOC129259480 gene encoding ubiquitin-conjugating enzyme E2 J1-like, coding for MQSTYSRRSPAVKRLMKEAQELKDPTEQYFAQPLDDNLFEWHFTVRGPPDSDFSKGVYHGRITLPPEYPMKPPSIMLLTPTGRFEVGTKICLSISGHHPETWQPSWSIRTVMLAIIGFMPTKGEGAIGSLDYTPDERKVLARKSQEWKCEACGTPNRSILPPVTAKSAAMQKEAAELAAQIQFKKEEKKQSSTSESPSTPPADAPAAAPANGQVPAPLPPHPFDMMNPGMGMGQMQPPFMPLPPNFMMPGQGQFGIPNHNPATPSQPAEVSSAQPQVAADTNSPDTPSGSNQSSASPPVSQSPPTSNGSNSDGVRQRTNVPSQSNSSSPPNQSTSGHTPHRPSEERGLQGIMCPLVTMSIFSFVIIVLIFRRMYISYAYKFT